In a genomic window of Erigeron canadensis isolate Cc75 chromosome 5, C_canadensis_v1, whole genome shotgun sequence:
- the LOC122602071 gene encoding pentatricopeptide repeat-containing protein At3g22150, chloroplastic, with protein sequence MSSSSSSSQFPLPTSINSYSSQNHQTLYVSSLPLSSPSNIPSPNIQWTKDQSYPHPKPRTIRYRLSQLCREGQPHLARQLFDEIPKPTTVVWNAIIIGLICNGMAHEAILLYSQMKCKSFLCDSYTYSSVLKACAETRSLRIGKAVHCHVLRSDMYPSRIVCNSLLNMYASCMYDGVKRVFDSMPKRNVISWNILVSWYVKVGVFAEAVSHFVKMIKSGVKPTPVSFVNVFPAVAAMGESRIGDAVYGLLVKLGDEYSTDVFATSSAISMFSELGSLESARKIFDNSLERNIEIWNTMIGGYVQNKMPLEALDLFIQALQAADDVAIDSVTLTSVLTAVSQLQQLDLANQIHAYIIKSVSVLPVIVMNTLVVMYSRCNSIQESLKVFKSMNERDSVSWNTMISSLVQNGMNDESLLLVSDMQKQRFIIDDVTISAVLSAASNLRNQEIGKQAHGYLLRHNIQFEGVESYLIDMYAKSGLIKVAQDLFERTCSKDLDQATWNSMIAGNSQSGLIEEAFNVFRQMVGHNIPPNAVTIASILPGCSMLGSSRLAKQLHAFTIRSYLDHNVFVNSALVDTYSKLGRISSAENVFVLSHEKNAVTYTNMILGYGQHGMVEKSLHLFTSMREHGIEPDSVTIVAILCACSYSGLVDEGLQLFESMEVEYKIVPSVEHYCCVVDMLGRVGRVSEAYNFVKTLGENGNHLRIWGSLLGYCRIYGEFQLGKVVASKLVEMGVGNKNAGYNVLLSNMYAEEGNWKFVDRLTKEMYEKGIAKETGHSWIDNGGRMDYFMSRHKNHSHSDEIYEMLDVLDTDLTTE encoded by the coding sequence atgtcatcatcatcatcatcatctcaatTCCCACTTCCCACTTCCATCAACTCTTATTCATCTCAAAATCATCAAACCCTCTATGTTTCTTCATTACCACTGTCTTCACCATCCAACATACCTTCACCAAATATCCAATGGACCAAAGATCAGTCATACCCACATCCAAAACCTCGAACAATTCGATACCGTCTTAGCCAATTATGCCGAGAAGGCCAACCCCATCTTGCCCGCcaactgtttgatgaaattccTAAACCAACTACAGTTGTTTGGAATGCTATTATTATTGGGTTAATTTGTAATGGTATGGCTCATGAAGCTATATTGTTGTACTCTCAAATGAAATGTAAGTCCTTTTTGTGTGATTCGTATACTTACTCTTCGGTTCTTAAAGCCTGTGCAGAAACTAGGAGTCTTAGGATTGGTAAAGCGGTTCATTGTCATGTTTTACGGTCGGATATGTATCCTAGTAGGATAGTTTGTAATTCTTTATTGAATATGTATGCTAGTTGTATGTATGATGGTGTAAAAAGGGTGTTTGATTCAATGCCGAAAAGAAATGTCATTTCTTGGAATATTTTGGTTTCTTGGTATGTGAAGGTGGGAGTTTTTGCAGAAGCTGTTAGCCATTTTGTAAAAATGATTAAGTCTGGAGTTAAACCGACGCCTGTAAGTTTTGTTAACGTGTTTCCTGCTGTAGCGGCAATGGGCGAGTCTAGGATTGGTGATGCTGTTTACGGGTTGCTTGTTAAGTTGGGTGATGAGTATTCAACTGATGTGTTTGCTACAAGCTCTGCTATTTCCATGTTTTCTGAACTTGGGTCCCTTGAATCTGCTAGGAAGATATTTGATAATAGTTTAGAGAGGAATATAGAGATTTGGAACACTATGATTGGTGGTTATGTCCAGAACAAAATGCCCCTAGAAGCACTTGATCTTTTTATTCAAGCTCTACAGGCGGCAGATGATGTTGCCATTGATAGTGTGACTTTGACATCGGTTTTAACAGCAGTGTCACAGTTGCAGCAGCTGGACCTTGCAAATCAAATACATGCTTATATCATAAAGAGTGTGTCGGTTTTACCTGTTATCGTGATGAACACACTTGTAGTCATGTATTCCAGGTGTAATTCGATTCAAGAAAGCTTGAAAGTTTTCAAAAGTATGAATGAAAGAGATAGTGTTTCCTGGAACACTATGATTTCATCTTTGGTACAGAACGGGATGAATGATGAAAGCCTTCTGCTAGTGTCTGATATGCAAAAACAAAGGTTTATCATTGATGACGTCACAATATCTGCTGTGCTATCTGCAGCTTCCAATCTTAGAAACCAAGAAATTGGAAAACAAGCCCATGGGTATCTTCTTAGGCATAATATTCAGTTTGAGGGCGTGGAAAGTTATCTGATTGACATGTATGCGAAGTCTGGTCTGATAAAAGTGGCCCAAGATCTCTTTGAGAGAACTTGCTCAAAGGATCTAGATCAAGCAACATGGAACTCAATGATTGCTGGGAACTCTCAAAGTGGATTAATCGAGGAAGCTTTTAATGTTTTCAGGCAGATGGTTGGTCACAATATTCCACCAAATGCTGTCACGATAGCATCAATCCTTCCAGGCTGCAGTATGTTGGGAAGTTCAAGATTAGCTAAACAACTCCATGCATTTACCATTAGAAGTTACTTAGATCATAATGTTTTTGTAAATTCCGCTTTAGTGGATACATACTCCAAATTGGGTAGAATTTCATCCGCAGAAAATGTGTTTGTTCTTTCTCATGAGAAAAATGCTGTAACATACACGAATATGATATTGGGATACGGGCAACATGGGATGGTTGAAAAAtctcttcatctctttacttcAATGAGAGAACACGGGATAGAGCCTGATTCTGTAACAATAGTTGCTATTCTTTGTGCGTGTAGTTATTCTGGGTTGGTAGATGAAGGGCTTCAGCTATTTGAGTCAATGGAGGTGGAGTATAAGATTGTTCCTTCAGTTGAGCATTACTGTTGTGTTGTAGATATGTTAGGAAGAGTTGGGAGGGTGTCAGAAGCTTACAATTTTGTTAAAACGTTGGGGGAGAACGGTAATCATTTGAGAATTTGGGGGTCACTTTTGGGTTATTGCAGAATCTATGGGGAATTTCAATTGGGGAAAGTTGTTGCCAGTAAGTTGGTTGAAATGGGTGTTGGAAATAAGAATGCAGGCTACAATGTACTCTTGTCTAATATGTATGCAGAAGAAGGAAATTGGAAATTTGTTGATAGACTGACGAAAGAGATGTATGAAAAAGGGATAGCGAAGGAAACTGGGCACAGTTGGATTGATAATGGCGGTCGTATGGATTATTTCATGTCGAGACACAAAAATCACTCTCATAGTGATGAAATATACGAAATGCTGGATGTTCTGGATACTGACTTGACAACGGAGTGA
- the LOC122601873 gene encoding early nodulin-75-like, which translates to MAFIHLLVLLLSVAITSSTLSLANPLPSIYRRPLPYRLPWRSPVFPFVTMTPPPNPVGSSPPTRRSGIRPPVQSQSPPPHFGVRSPPSRVGAYSPPPRPIHTTPPSNNQPPSSHSGVHPPPPRPVHRTPPTNNQPPAHPINTPPPARNNIPPPSTNDNQPPIEDQPPMVDPINDPPTNDQPPQTPINDQPPYDYQSPETPIDMPSPIEQPPYSDPIDDPPTDYNQPPNDDQSPQTPSDMPPSDEDQPPQFDMPPIDDDQPPQTPVYMPPPFDDQPPEYPGFMPPTTRPLRPMPRGRIPYVPGTRYPRFPPRGMFPPADDTNGRH; encoded by the coding sequence ATGGCATTCATACACTTATTAGTGTTACTTCTAAGTGTAGCTATAACATCGTCCACCCTTTCCTTGGCTAACCCTTTGCCATCAATCTATCGCCGACCGCTACCATATCGCCTTCCGTGGAGATCCCCGGTATTTCCATTTGTGACAATGACACCACCGCCCAATCCAGTCGGATCCTCGCCACCAACTAGACGTAGTGGCATTAGGCCACCGGTGCAATCACAATCACCACCCCCACACTTTGGGGTTCGTTCACCACCATCACGTGTTGGGGCATATTCACCACCACCAAGACCCATTCACACGACACCACCTAGTAACAACCAACCACCATCGTCGCACTCTGGGGTtcatccaccaccaccaagacCTGTTCACAGGACACCACCTACCAACAACCAGCCACCAGCACATCCCATCAACACGCCACCTCCAGCCCGTAACAATATTCCACCACCATCAACTAACGACAACCAACCGCCAATTGAAGACCAACCACCTATGGTGGACCCAATCAACGACCCACCTACTAATGACCAACCACCTCAAACACCAATCAACGATCAACCACCCTATGATTACCAATCACCAGAAACTCCTATCGACATGCCATCCCCCATTGAACAACCACCATACTCTGACCCTATCGACGATCCACCTACCGATTATAATCAACCACCAAACGACGATCAATCACCCCAAACTCCAAGTGACATGCCCCCATCTGATGAAGATCAACCACCACAATTTGATATGCCCCCAATCGATGATGATCAACCACCACAAACTCCAGTCTACATGCCACCGCCTTTTGACGACCAACCACCCGAATATCCAGGCTTTATGCCACCAACAACTAGACCACTTAGACCAATGCCTCGTGGTCGGATACCTTATGTACCTGGCACTCGTTACCCACGTTTCCCTCCACGCGGGATGTTTCCACCAGCTGATGACACCAATGGTCGTCACTAA